The Lysinibacillus pakistanensis genome includes a window with the following:
- a CDS encoding type IV pilus twitching motility protein PilT produces MTTYSIIELLHRSFEVKASDLHLTKGVPPVYRIHGQLEHYGTEPLESADLLEMVKTILPVHKQQEFEEKGETDFNYSLPSKCRFRVNAYHQRNEVSVAARLIEAKIPSIETLNMPQVLYQLAEKPQGLLLVTGPTGSGKSTTLAAMIDYINETRAKHIITLEDPIEYLHAHKKSIINQREVGVDTKSFANGLRASLRQDPDIILVGEMRDYETISTAITAAETGHLVMATLHTSSAPTTIDRIIDVFPPHQQAQIRVQLANVLQGIISQRLFVRKDVKGRIAATEILVQAPSISNLIRNEKVHQIPSVMQTSKALGMHTLQSSIQQLITTGKISLEDARPYMNAGEYS; encoded by the coding sequence ATGACAACATATTCAATTATTGAGTTATTACATCGTTCCTTTGAAGTGAAGGCATCTGATTTACATTTAACAAAAGGGGTGCCACCTGTTTATCGAATTCACGGTCAGCTTGAGCACTATGGCACGGAGCCATTAGAAAGTGCCGATTTATTAGAGATGGTGAAAACGATTTTACCCGTTCATAAGCAGCAGGAATTCGAGGAGAAGGGGGAGACCGATTTTAACTATTCTCTACCTAGTAAATGTCGTTTTCGTGTCAATGCTTATCATCAGCGCAATGAGGTGTCAGTGGCGGCTCGTTTAATCGAGGCAAAAATACCCTCCATTGAAACGCTAAATATGCCACAGGTGCTCTATCAGCTTGCCGAAAAGCCACAGGGATTACTTTTAGTAACTGGTCCAACTGGCTCTGGAAAATCCACAACTTTAGCTGCCATGATAGACTACATCAATGAAACGAGAGCGAAGCATATTATTACACTGGAGGACCCGATCGAATACTTACACGCTCATAAAAAATCCATTATTAATCAGCGTGAGGTCGGTGTCGATACAAAAAGCTTTGCCAATGGCTTACGGGCTTCGCTACGTCAGGACCCTGACATTATTTTAGTTGGTGAGATGCGTGATTATGAAACAATCTCTACAGCAATCACTGCCGCAGAGACGGGTCACTTAGTGATGGCGACACTACATACTAGTAGTGCACCAACGACAATTGATCGTATTATCGATGTTTTTCCACCTCATCAGCAGGCACAAATACGTGTACAGCTAGCCAATGTGCTACAGGGTATTATTTCACAAAGATTATTTGTTCGCAAGGATGTAAAGGGACGTATTGCAGCAACAGAAATTCTTGTGCAGGCACCGTCTATTTCGAATTTAATTCGCAATGAAAAGGTACATCAAATTCCGAGTGTAATGCAAACAAGTAAGGCACTAGGGATGCATACGCTTCAATCATCGATCCAGCAGTTAATTACAACAGGGAAAATCTCACTTGAGGATGCTAGACCGTATATGAATGCGGGGGAATATAGTTGA
- a CDS encoding GspE/PulE family protein has protein sequence MAAKAGRKRLGDLLVESGVITPQQLEYALTEKSKEEKLGDFLIKKNYLTEQQLIEVLEFQLGIPHINLNQYTISPDLLQLIPAELAKRANIMPVRKERNKLFIAMADPMDYFAIEEVRMATGCQIETSIAAKDDLYRTITKYYDLQESMDAALSDMATSTIDMQTDIEREDSPIVRLVNQIIANGVAQRASDIHFDPQETELRVRYRVDGVLRTERSLPKNMQSVVLARIKIMGNLNITENRIPQDGRIKSTINFRPIDIRLSTLPTVYGEKVVMRILDLANAVNGIEQLDFSNQNEALFRSMIAHPNGIVLITGPTGSGKSSTLYAALNELNDDGVNIITVEDPVEYQLSGVNQIQVKEEVGLTFATGLRSILRQDPDIVMIGEIRDLETAQIATRASLTGHLVLSTLHTNSAVDSISRLQDMGIEPFLLSSSLVGIMAQRLVRRNCRDCSEIYTFTEYELAIFKDNGIPDVTQGRKGRGCAACNFTGYRGRMAIHEILPVDRHVKELIIHEVGDQKIREYMKQQHFKTLLMDGLQKVAAGQTTISEILRVASKE, from the coding sequence ATGGCAGCAAAAGCTGGACGGAAACGACTGGGTGATTTACTCGTAGAATCAGGTGTTATTACACCACAGCAATTAGAGTATGCATTAACTGAAAAGTCAAAAGAAGAAAAGCTTGGGGACTTTTTAATTAAAAAGAATTACTTAACAGAACAACAGCTTATTGAAGTCCTCGAGTTTCAGCTTGGGATTCCTCATATTAATTTAAACCAATATACGATTAGCCCTGATCTACTTCAGTTGATACCTGCTGAATTAGCAAAACGCGCGAACATTATGCCTGTGCGCAAGGAAAGAAATAAGCTCTTTATTGCCATGGCAGACCCGATGGATTACTTTGCTATTGAGGAAGTGCGTATGGCTACAGGCTGTCAAATTGAAACAAGTATTGCGGCGAAGGACGATTTGTATCGAACAATTACCAAATATTATGACCTACAGGAATCAATGGATGCAGCCCTGTCCGATATGGCAACATCCACCATCGATATGCAAACAGATATTGAGCGTGAGGATTCACCAATTGTTCGTCTTGTTAATCAAATTATTGCAAATGGTGTAGCACAACGAGCTAGTGATATTCACTTTGACCCTCAGGAAACCGAGCTACGTGTACGATATCGTGTTGATGGTGTCCTCAGAACAGAGCGTTCATTGCCGAAAAATATGCAAAGTGTTGTCTTAGCCCGAATAAAAATTATGGGAAATCTTAATATTACAGAAAATCGAATTCCTCAAGATGGACGTATTAAATCAACGATTAATTTCCGACCGATTGATATTCGACTCTCCACCCTACCAACCGTTTATGGAGAAAAGGTCGTAATGCGTATTTTAGATTTAGCAAACGCTGTAAATGGTATTGAGCAGCTTGACTTTTCTAATCAAAATGAAGCTTTATTTCGCTCCATGATTGCACATCCCAATGGTATTGTCCTCATAACAGGACCAACTGGATCGGGGAAATCCTCAACACTGTATGCAGCATTAAATGAATTAAACGACGATGGTGTCAATATTATTACCGTTGAAGATCCTGTTGAGTATCAATTGTCAGGTGTCAATCAGATTCAGGTAAAGGAAGAGGTTGGGCTCACATTTGCAACAGGGCTGCGTTCTATTTTGCGTCAAGACCCAGATATTGTCATGATTGGGGAAATTAGAGATTTAGAAACAGCGCAAATTGCGACGCGAGCTTCATTAACAGGGCATTTAGTGTTAAGTACCCTGCATACAAATAGTGCGGTCGATTCTATATCACGTTTGCAGGATATGGGCATTGAACCATTTTTATTATCGTCTTCATTAGTCGGTATTATGGCACAGCGTCTTGTTAGACGAAATTGTAGAGATTGCTCTGAAATTTATACATTTACTGAATATGAGTTAGCTATTTTCAAAGATAATGGCATTCCCGATGTGACGCAGGGACGTAAGGGACGTGGCTGTGCGGCATGTAATTTTACTGGTTATCGAGGGAGGATGGCTATTCATGAAATCCTACCAGTTGATCGTCATGTGAAGGAATTAATTATCCATGAGGTAGGCGATCAGAAAATCAGAGAATATATGAAGCAGCAACACTTTAAAACATTGCTAATGGATGGTTTACAAAAGGTTGCAGCAGGACAGACAACAATATCTGAAATCTTACGTGTTGCAAGTAAAGAGTAG
- a CDS encoding prepilin-type N-terminal cleavage/methylation domain-containing protein — protein MFKKLLNKKLLKNQKGLTIVELLAVIVILAIIAAIAIPAIGNIIENSRYNAVKADAINVLNAAQLYYTDNPNGESDVSGTDTKVTVAQMVTAKYLESAGKIPPEASVSIDNPKKLNTSDINFSGSKSVSFKNATIKIINDDSQKGSKIDSTHTVQPGK, from the coding sequence ATGTTCAAAAAATTATTGAACAAAAAGCTTTTGAAAAATCAGAAGGGTTTAACGATTGTTGAGTTGCTAGCTGTTATCGTGATTTTAGCGATTATTGCAGCCATTGCTATCCCTGCAATTGGCAATATTATCGAAAACTCTCGTTATAATGCAGTAAAGGCGGATGCGATTAATGTTTTAAATGCAGCACAATTATATTATACGGATAATCCAAATGGAGAGTCTGATGTATCAGGGACAGATACAAAAGTCACAGTAGCACAAATGGTAACAGCAAAATACTTAGAGTCTGCTGGTAAAATTCCTCCGGAAGCTTCTGTATCTATTGATAATCCAAAAAAATTAAATACATCAGATATTAATTTTAGTGGAAGTAAAAGTGTATCATTTAAAAATGCAACAATTAAAATCATAAATGATGATAGTCAAAAAGGTAGTAAAATTGACTCAACACATACAGTGCAACCTGGAAAATAG
- a CDS encoding type II secretion system F family protein: protein MTVFRYNGRTKAGVQKKGVIEALNKQAAIDKLRKQGINAREVQESTSILHKELSIARKVKHQDFVVYCRQYATLIRAGISVVEATQILAAQTKNKTLKKALLEVEEDIRSGTAFSDAAAKHPKVFPILFVNMMRAGEATGSIDDTLDRLANTLEKQYSIKRKITSALTYPAILSILTIGVGLFLMVFIVPTFMATFKDMDLEMPLLTVIVVGISDWLIANWYFVILSLVIIVVVFNLLYKKNKDFHYSINMTILRMPIFGPLMQKSVIARMTRTLATLFSSSVPILNALTIVEKVAGNPVIAKVVVEARDNLEKGGTLSEPLEKSWLFPPLVSQMAAIGERTGSLDYMLEKVADFYEEEVDRSVDTLKSLVEPLMILVLAVVVGIIIAAIFLPMFQLYENM, encoded by the coding sequence TTGACCGTATTTCGCTATAATGGGCGCACAAAAGCAGGCGTACAGAAAAAGGGCGTTATTGAAGCATTAAATAAACAGGCTGCGATTGATAAGCTACGAAAGCAAGGCATTAATGCGCGTGAGGTACAGGAATCGACTAGTATTTTACATAAGGAGCTTTCAATTGCAAGAAAGGTAAAGCATCAGGACTTTGTTGTCTATTGCCGCCAGTATGCCACATTAATACGTGCTGGTATTTCGGTTGTAGAGGCTACTCAAATTTTAGCCGCACAAACCAAAAATAAAACGTTAAAAAAGGCCTTGCTGGAGGTAGAGGAGGATATTCGGAGCGGTACAGCCTTTTCAGATGCCGCAGCCAAGCATCCAAAGGTATTTCCCATTTTATTTGTTAATATGATGCGTGCCGGTGAGGCTACAGGAAGCATTGACGATACATTGGATCGACTAGCCAATACGTTAGAAAAGCAGTATAGCATTAAAAGGAAAATAACATCGGCGCTTACATACCCTGCGATTTTATCTATTTTAACAATTGGTGTTGGATTGTTTTTAATGGTCTTTATTGTACCAACTTTTATGGCTACCTTTAAGGATATGGATTTGGAGATGCCATTGCTGACAGTAATTGTTGTTGGGATCAGTGATTGGCTTATCGCAAACTGGTATTTTGTGATTCTATCCTTGGTTATTATCGTTGTTGTCTTTAACCTTTTATATAAAAAAAATAAAGACTTTCATTATTCAATCAATATGACGATTTTGCGTATGCCAATATTTGGTCCATTAATGCAAAAAAGCGTTATTGCTCGCATGACGCGAACATTAGCTACGCTGTTTAGCAGCTCTGTGCCAATCCTAAATGCCTTAACCATCGTTGAAAAGGTAGCAGGAAATCCTGTTATTGCCAAGGTAGTTGTAGAGGCACGTGATAATTTAGAAAAGGGTGGAACCTTATCCGAGCCGCTTGAAAAAAGCTGGCTGTTCCCACCACTTGTCTCACAAATGGCTGCTATCGGTGAACGAACAGGCTCACTTGATTATATGCTAGAAAAGGTAGCGGACTTTTATGAGGAGGAAGTGGATCGGTCAGTCGATACTTTAAAATCACTTGTTGAGCCATTAATGATTTTAGTGCTTGCTGTGGTAGTAGGCATTATTATTGCTGCGATTTTTCTACCAATGTTCCAGTTATATGAGAATATGTAA
- the pilM gene encoding type IV pilus biogenesis protein PilM: MFKRKKKSYVSLELKDYVLRAIVAEGPDPSRWRHYELPLAHGIVENGIIHDEVALFESMNQEVTKWVGKKQLARMFVPDMSVLLKSFDVPHDLKPEELRGYAEMEIGHSIHLPFQEPLIDVYDADPLDGKAQLYAAPSEEVNKIVAMLLDIALEPEAADIRALCNIRLLHHLQLLEMDKTYLIAEWSINELSISIFSQGNVEFLRYQSIDTNMEQWESKAQGEYSYNFQFNGELEDYRLIVMDQVLEIDRMMNFFRFSLHKGEKSVDEIIILGDNPLLPTISEFLRANLGVPLTELNDQMLQKKFPQFSRAFSSLLGLALKEVHG; the protein is encoded by the coding sequence ATGTTCAAGAGAAAGAAAAAATCGTATGTGTCCCTCGAATTGAAGGATTATGTTCTTCGTGCCATTGTGGCGGAAGGGCCTGATCCTTCACGTTGGCGGCATTATGAGCTGCCATTAGCACATGGGATTGTTGAAAATGGCATTATCCATGATGAGGTCGCTTTATTTGAATCGATGAATCAAGAGGTCACGAAATGGGTTGGCAAAAAACAATTGGCTCGAATGTTTGTGCCCGATATGTCTGTTCTTTTGAAAAGCTTTGATGTCCCTCATGACTTGAAGCCAGAGGAGCTTAGAGGCTATGCGGAAATGGAGATTGGGCACTCGATTCATCTCCCATTTCAGGAGCCCCTTATTGATGTTTATGATGCTGATCCACTGGATGGTAAGGCACAATTATATGCCGCGCCCTCAGAGGAAGTGAATAAAATTGTGGCAATGCTCCTCGATATTGCACTGGAGCCAGAGGCAGCGGATATCCGTGCTCTTTGTAATATTCGTTTATTGCACCATTTGCAGCTATTGGAGATGGATAAAACCTATTTAATTGCAGAATGGTCTATTAATGAACTATCTATTAGCATATTTTCACAGGGTAATGTGGAATTTTTACGCTATCAATCAATTGATACCAATATGGAGCAATGGGAAAGCAAGGCACAGGGCGAATATAGCTATAACTTTCAATTTAATGGAGAGCTTGAGGATTACCGGTTGATTGTTATGGATCAGGTGCTGGAAATTGATCGTATGATGAACTTCTTTCGCTTTTCTTTACATAAGGGTGAAAAATCTGTTGATGAGATTATTATTTTAGGGGACAACCCTTTATTACCTACCATTAGTGAGTTTCTACGTGCCAATTTAGGTGTTCCATTAACCGAGTTAAATGATCAGATGCTGCAGAAGAAGTTTCCACAGTTTTCAAGAGCGTTTTCCTCCTTGCTTGGACTAGCCTTGAA